A single region of the Elusimicrobium sp. An273 genome encodes:
- a CDS encoding glycerophosphoryl diester phosphodiesterase membrane domain-containing protein — MNLREKQNIFKLLLEGLRLVNRAGTVLFVYIIIALALNSLPWWLPHFNISPILIKLFNVLASSFLVVLLWRVLAAKADNFGESFSNSLSASVIPCFYLLLFNLLLGVACVLAILILLPMLKYLQNAGQILVSLLAFFVSVRLCFAIPAIALRAQGPVKAIIYSWEMTRGIKAFFKTMFVLLVCTALPVLCSLGILRALYVIIPLHFADSFNLAALTPGWYAVGAGCFFIIMAVGCWAFATFLLFFLNCDYGENRDSFTPEAQTQITSQTTQVFGEDNNVLPPGVGKIVTPQEAAQIQVTKASVKTVTDEKEVQQHLEQVYQPQANDVVQYTEEDRMPTILFDDEMAKQIEENRKMWTKKEEEKTSKNEEGNEGQSIKMSK; from the coding sequence ATGAACTTAAGAGAAAAACAAAACATTTTTAAATTGCTCTTGGAAGGGCTCCGCTTGGTAAACCGCGCCGGTACGGTGCTGTTCGTCTACATTATCATTGCATTGGCATTAAATTCCTTGCCGTGGTGGCTGCCTCATTTTAACATCTCGCCTATCTTGATTAAGCTGTTTAATGTGTTGGCGTCTTCCTTTTTGGTGGTGCTGTTGTGGCGCGTACTGGCGGCAAAAGCCGATAACTTCGGCGAATCTTTTTCCAACTCGCTTTCTGCATCGGTCATTCCCTGTTTTTACCTGCTGCTTTTTAACCTGTTGCTGGGGGTGGCTTGCGTACTGGCTATTCTGATACTGCTGCCCATGCTTAAGTATCTCCAAAATGCAGGCCAGATACTGGTAAGCTTACTTGCCTTTTTTGTATCGGTTCGGCTTTGTTTTGCCATCCCCGCTATCGCGCTGCGCGCCCAAGGCCCCGTAAAAGCCATTATTTACAGCTGGGAAATGACGCGGGGGATAAAAGCCTTCTTTAAAACCATGTTCGTGCTGCTTGTCTGCACGGCCTTGCCGGTGCTCTGTTCCCTCGGTATTCTGCGGGCCCTTTATGTAATTATTCCGCTTCATTTTGCGGACAGTTTTAACCTAGCCGCGCTTACGCCGGGCTGGTATGCGGTGGGGGCCGGGTGTTTCTTTATTATAATGGCCGTAGGCTGCTGGGCTTTTGCCACTTTTCTGCTCTTTTTCTTAAATTGCGACTACGGTGAAAACCGCGACTCTTTTACCCCTGAGGCCCAAACGCAGATTACCTCGCAAACCACTCAGGTCTTTGGAGAGGACAACAACGTGCTTCCGCCCGGAGTTGGAAAAATTGTTACCCCGCAGGAAGCGGCCCAAATTCAGGTCACCAAAGCTTCGGTTAAAACCGTAACCGACGAAAAAGAAGTCCAACAACACTTGGAGCAGGTCTACCAGCCGCAGGCCAACGATGTGGTGCAGTATACGGAAGAAGACCGCATGCCCACGATTTTGTTTGATGACGAAATGGCAAAACAAATAGAAGAAAACAGAAAAATGTGGACGAAAAAAGAAGAAGAAAAAACGTCCAAAAACGAGGAAGGAAACGAAGGACAAAGCATTAAAATGTCCAAATAA
- a CDS encoding YkvA family protein — translation MKFSPTTVFQDVTSFFPMLWAIVRGRWKMPWNTLFWAVLCVVYLLSPIDVLPDVMPIIGITDDGAFILLVLTLLHKDLSAFRAARAEAKNVLEAQVLPPDPADKK, via the coding sequence ATGAAGTTCAGCCCGACAACGGTATTTCAGGACGTTACCAGCTTCTTCCCCATGCTGTGGGCCATTGTGCGGGGACGCTGGAAAATGCCCTGGAATACCTTGTTTTGGGCGGTGCTGTGCGTGGTGTATTTGCTTTCTCCCATAGACGTATTGCCAGACGTAATGCCGATAATAGGCATTACGGACGACGGGGCATTTATCCTGCTGGTGCTTACTTTGCTGCATAAAGATCTTTCCGCTTTCCGCGCGGCGCGCGCCGAGGCAAAAAATGTGTTGGAGGCACAGGTTCTCCCGCCTGACCCTGCCGACAAAAAATAA
- a CDS encoding transcriptional coactivator p15/PC4 family protein: protein MSESSFTLLRDIGSCPLENGEEIRFTIDAYRGYRYVSVRRYVASDSFSGATRDGITMTPEIVRALEPLLAALPDDPKAVSNGQLGKFAKRPGICVVASVGSFKGRRGLDLRQWQEDCGFTKKGIWIPLEKLPQIKQLFLKTKEALDERPDDIF from the coding sequence ATGAGTGAAAGCAGCTTTACTTTATTACGGGATATCGGCTCTTGCCCGCTGGAAAACGGGGAAGAAATCCGCTTTACGATTGACGCCTACCGGGGCTACCGCTACGTATCGGTGCGGCGCTATGTCGCTTCGGACAGTTTTTCTGGCGCGACGCGCGACGGCATTACCATGACGCCCGAAATCGTACGCGCGCTGGAGCCGCTGCTGGCCGCCTTGCCCGATGATCCCAAAGCCGTTTCCAACGGGCAGTTGGGTAAATTTGCCAAACGGCCGGGCATTTGCGTGGTGGCGTCGGTCGGTTCGTTTAAAGGGCGGCGCGGGCTGGACTTGCGCCAATGGCAGGAAGACTGCGGGTTTACCAAAAAAGGAATTTGGATTCCGCTTGAAAAACTGCCGCAAATTAAACAGCTCTTTTTGAAAACAAAAGAAGCGCTGGACGAGCGGCCGGACGACATTTTTTAA
- a CDS encoding AsmA family protein: MKKFLKLCFKIALVLVILGVAALVALRLMFPPEKLKSMALEYAKNNLQREISFDGISLNLVGVTLDNFAISENTTFQNGTFAKADKLVVKIALKPLFKKRVEIATVQLDGLDVNVIKKQDGSFNFDTLIPASDPAAAASAEQPAQPAAASSSAFVLLADKISANDCSFSYHDLQTGMKASVDKLNLEINQLDLAEPFDVKINFNTFYQQKNGPAVAVPVNIALRVFLSNLDMKNAYVTVNDISASYKTVKFQLKGGVRDFTAPQADLTGTLSGISNAIFADFLPNLPDFSLPVINMNLKAAADLEKSSATISQAKLSVMDSALSAYGTVGWNGPAPTYSVNADLTTNLAQIVQMTSTVAGFNPGGVISGSFKATDKNEGKDISGSVTFKDISAMYEPFTVSQLNGTVNIASLDNISSNSLTGLLNGEKFTSSFSYQNIKDVMNVVLNLDLAKFTLKELPAAAAETTAEAAPQTAAEDSASQEAQPAAQTTAASSGNLLLNLKANIKVGPIEVPYFRADGFSLTANLTDITDTMTKANGQVSFNLQPGAITNLDSFVKENKIVKILLLPISIVRKVAGALNVELFPAQENAQKGEISFTSGEGVYTFVNGVMRVDKTTFNSQVTDISGSGTINFLTQALDMKVSATVLTSQTPVVIKIGGTMDNPSGKLDVVSTVGSLVGGILNYKTSGKVVSGTANAAGNVASGAVKTTGKVAATAANAAADTVKGTVNAAKDALKGLGGLFKKSDSSEEKK; the protein is encoded by the coding sequence ATGAAAAAATTCCTGAAACTCTGTTTCAAAATCGCGCTTGTGCTCGTGATTTTGGGGGTGGCGGCATTGGTTGCCCTGCGGCTGATGTTCCCGCCCGAAAAACTCAAGTCTATGGCGCTTGAGTACGCAAAAAACAATTTGCAGCGGGAAATTTCGTTTGACGGCATTTCCCTAAACTTGGTGGGGGTAACGCTGGACAATTTTGCCATTTCGGAAAATACCACCTTCCAAAACGGCACCTTTGCCAAGGCCGATAAACTGGTGGTAAAAATTGCGTTAAAACCCTTATTTAAAAAACGCGTAGAAATCGCCACCGTACAGCTGGACGGACTGGATGTCAACGTTATTAAAAAGCAAGACGGCTCGTTTAACTTTGATACGCTCATCCCCGCGTCCGACCCGGCGGCGGCCGCCTCTGCGGAGCAACCGGCTCAGCCGGCGGCGGCTTCGTCTTCGGCGTTTGTACTGCTGGCCGATAAAATTTCCGCCAACGACTGCAGTTTTTCATATCACGACCTGCAGACCGGGATGAAAGCTTCCGTAGACAAGCTGAACCTGGAAATCAACCAGCTGGATTTGGCGGAACCGTTTGACGTTAAAATCAATTTTAATACGTTCTATCAGCAAAAGAACGGCCCTGCCGTGGCGGTACCGGTCAATATCGCATTGCGCGTATTTTTGTCCAATTTGGATATGAAAAACGCCTACGTGACGGTAAACGATATCTCGGCTTCCTATAAAACGGTCAAATTCCAATTGAAAGGCGGCGTGCGCGATTTTACCGCACCGCAGGCCGATTTAACCGGCACCTTAAGCGGCATCAGCAACGCGATCTTCGCCGACTTCCTGCCCAACCTACCGGATTTCTCGCTGCCGGTCATCAATATGAACCTGAAGGCCGCGGCGGACTTGGAAAAATCTTCCGCCACCATTTCGCAGGCCAAGCTCTCAGTGATGGACAGCGCCCTCTCGGCCTACGGCACCGTAGGCTGGAACGGCCCCGCGCCCACGTATTCCGTCAATGCCGATCTGACCACCAACCTGGCCCAAATCGTCCAGATGACCAGCACCGTAGCCGGCTTTAATCCGGGCGGCGTCATCAGCGGGTCTTTTAAAGCCACGGATAAAAACGAAGGAAAAGACATCAGCGGCTCGGTTACGTTTAAAGACATTAGCGCCATGTATGAACCGTTTACCGTTTCGCAGTTAAACGGCACGGTCAATATCGCTTCGCTGGATAACATTTCCTCCAATTCGCTGACGGGATTGCTAAACGGGGAAAAATTCACGTCTTCCTTCTCGTATCAGAATATCAAAGACGTGATGAACGTGGTGCTGAACCTGGATTTAGCCAAGTTTACGCTAAAAGAACTGCCCGCGGCCGCTGCGGAAACGACCGCTGAAGCGGCCCCGCAAACCGCGGCGGAGGACTCCGCTTCTCAAGAAGCCCAGCCGGCCGCCCAAACGACTGCGGCTTCTTCCGGCAACCTGCTTTTAAACCTTAAAGCCAACATAAAAGTAGGCCCCATTGAAGTGCCTTATTTCCGGGCGGACGGATTTTCGTTAACGGCCAATCTGACCGATATTACCGACACCATGACCAAGGCCAACGGACAAGTGTCCTTTAACCTGCAGCCGGGCGCCATTACGAATTTGGATTCGTTTGTAAAAGAAAACAAAATCGTAAAAATTCTGCTCTTGCCTATCAGCATTGTGCGCAAGGTGGCGGGCGCGCTGAATGTGGAGCTGTTCCCCGCGCAGGAAAACGCCCAAAAAGGCGAAATTTCCTTTACCAGCGGCGAAGGCGTTTACACGTTTGTAAACGGCGTGATGCGCGTAGACAAAACCACCTTCAACTCGCAGGTAACCGACATTTCCGGCTCGGGCACGATTAACTTCCTCACGCAGGCGTTGGATATGAAAGTGTCCGCCACGGTGCTTACCTCGCAAACGCCGGTCGTCATCAAAATCGGCGGCACGATGGACAACCCCAGCGGCAAGCTGGACGTAGTCAGCACGGTAGGCTCCTTGGTGGGGGGCATTTTGAATTATAAAACGTCCGGGAAAGTCGTCAGCGGGACGGCCAACGCCGCCGGCAATGTGGCTTCGGGCGCGGTAAAAACAACGGGCAAAGTGGCTGCCACCGCCGCCAACGCCGCCGCGGACACCGTAAAAGGTACGGTAAACGCGGCCAAAGACGCCTTGAAAGGACTGGGGGGACTGTTTAAAAAGTCCGACTCGTCCGAAGAAAAGAAATAA
- a CDS encoding 3-deoxy-D-manno-octulosonic acid transferase, with amino-acid sequence MGHFLLFLTNLIFPFAALGVVVGFLLSPRRGLLKHLGQELKERFGLEEEGEIPQKAIWLHCASVGEVMSMKEVIARLKDFYKRDILVTTTTEAGKETALKNPNISKALLAPLDFYPSCKRFITLAKPYRLFIVEREIWPNMLQAAHQAGVPAALINGRISAKSTRAYKCVRPLFKQVLGTLAFAALQTQQAAQRYEELGLPKDHIFVCGNVKYDTLNDRPAKTAEVNKILTALGWSGKQILVCGSTHPLEETMLLRAAPEFVKKGIKIIFAPRHLERKPEIEMTLRQSGLRYAFVSQQNFNKETDILCADVMGLLQSLYACATLAFVGGSVERRGAHNLLEPAILSKTVLFGKYFYNAPLTAQALLENGGGVLVDESNFKETVLRLLADPAQLENMSDKARKAALSFKGATDKIMEVVKNYERK; translated from the coding sequence ATGGGACATTTTTTGCTTTTCCTTACGAACCTGATTTTCCCGTTTGCCGCCTTGGGCGTAGTGGTGGGGTTTTTGCTCTCGCCCCGCAGGGGCCTGCTCAAACACTTGGGCCAAGAACTGAAAGAACGCTTCGGGCTAGAAGAAGAGGGGGAAATCCCGCAAAAAGCCATTTGGCTTCACTGCGCAAGCGTGGGGGAAGTAATGTCGATGAAAGAAGTGATTGCCCGCCTGAAAGATTTTTATAAACGCGACATTTTAGTAACCACCACCACCGAAGCCGGCAAAGAAACCGCTTTAAAAAACCCGAACATTTCCAAGGCGCTGCTTGCCCCGCTGGATTTTTATCCTTCCTGCAAGCGTTTTATCACGCTGGCAAAACCTTACCGCTTGTTTATTGTAGAACGGGAAATATGGCCCAATATGCTCCAAGCCGCCCATCAGGCAGGCGTTCCTGCGGCCCTGATTAACGGGCGGATTTCCGCCAAATCCACCCGCGCCTACAAATGCGTGCGCCCCTTATTTAAACAAGTACTGGGAACACTGGCCTTTGCGGCCCTGCAAACCCAGCAAGCCGCCCAGCGCTACGAAGAATTGGGCCTGCCCAAAGACCACATTTTTGTATGCGGAAACGTTAAATACGACACGCTAAACGACCGCCCCGCCAAAACCGCGGAAGTAAACAAAATCCTTACCGCCTTGGGCTGGAGCGGAAAGCAAATTCTGGTCTGCGGCAGCACCCACCCGCTGGAAGAAACCATGCTTCTGCGCGCCGCGCCGGAATTTGTCAAAAAAGGGATTAAAATTATTTTTGCCCCGCGCCATTTGGAGCGCAAGCCCGAAATTGAAATGACCCTGCGCCAAAGCGGGCTGCGCTACGCGTTTGTAAGCCAGCAAAATTTTAACAAAGAAACCGATATTTTATGCGCCGACGTGATGGGGCTGCTGCAATCGCTCTACGCCTGCGCTACGCTGGCTTTTGTGGGGGGATCTGTGGAGCGGCGCGGCGCGCATAATTTGCTGGAGCCGGCCATTTTGTCCAAAACGGTTTTATTCGGAAAATACTTTTACAATGCCCCGCTTACCGCCCAGGCCCTATTGGAAAACGGCGGGGGGGTGCTGGTAGACGAATCCAATTTTAAAGAAACGGTACTGCGCCTGCTGGCCGACCCGGCCCAGCTGGAGAATATGTCCGACAAAGCGCGCAAAGCGGCGCTTAGCTTTAAAGGAGCAACCGACAAAATAATGGAAGTGGTAAAAAACTATGAACGAAAATGA
- the waaF gene encoding lipopolysaccharide heptosyltransferase II, with the protein MNENEPKILVVRLSSLGDIVLSSPVYKNLKAKWPHAHITLMVKPQFAQVLAGHPDIDEIMVAKKGLWANIRQIRAGHYTHYLDLHSTLKSILMGFFSRIPNRIRYDKNSVARRMLVKFHKNSPVLEKHTLDKYLEALKAWDIDIKYKAPKLGDWAYQHANMTGKKVNKIGIFQTSFIGDSVLTTPLIQKTAKLFPETKIVVITRPQTEDIFRPMKEVSEIILNDKRGWNKIFGVWKTAKAIKNSGIDILLVPHRSFRSALIAWLSRVPVRIGFTSSEGWFFYTKTVPFSWMIHDAERNLSLLQGIVKEKFTAEKLSMRYAPSAEENVARLMKDFNLEGQTLVGIHAGSAWPTKCWPMEYFVQLISRLQTELGVKAVLVGGGAKDADLGEKICQLSKGHAANLCGKTSLADLMALMKHFKLFITNDSGPMHIATAFDVPTLAIFGPTTRELGFFPYGEGHRVMEVKDLPCRPCALHGGRKCPLGHFKCMKDILPDRVFQNAKEMLEENHSLPAQTEKKAEPATAK; encoded by the coding sequence ATGAACGAAAATGAACCTAAAATTTTGGTCGTACGCCTTTCTTCGCTGGGGGATATTGTGCTGTCTTCTCCCGTGTACAAAAACCTCAAAGCCAAATGGCCCCACGCGCACATTACGCTAATGGTAAAGCCCCAGTTTGCCCAAGTGCTGGCCGGGCACCCGGACATTGACGAAATTATGGTGGCAAAAAAGGGCCTCTGGGCCAACATCCGCCAAATCCGCGCGGGCCACTACACGCATTATTTGGATTTGCACTCCACGCTAAAAAGCATTTTGATGGGCTTTTTCAGCCGCATTCCCAACCGCATCCGCTACGATAAAAATTCCGTGGCCCGCCGCATGCTGGTTAAATTTCACAAAAATTCCCCGGTTTTGGAAAAACACACGCTGGACAAATACTTGGAAGCGTTAAAAGCGTGGGACATTGACATTAAATACAAAGCCCCCAAACTGGGCGACTGGGCCTACCAGCACGCCAATATGACGGGCAAAAAAGTAAACAAAATAGGTATTTTCCAAACCTCGTTCATCGGCGACAGCGTGCTGACCACGCCCTTAATCCAAAAAACGGCCAAGCTGTTCCCGGAGACAAAAATCGTGGTCATCACCCGCCCGCAGACGGAAGACATCTTCCGCCCGATGAAGGAAGTTTCCGAAATCATTTTAAACGACAAAAGAGGCTGGAACAAAATTTTTGGCGTATGGAAAACCGCCAAAGCCATTAAAAATTCCGGCATTGATATTTTGCTCGTGCCGCACCGCAGCTTCAGAAGCGCGCTGATTGCCTGGCTTTCGCGCGTGCCGGTGCGCATTGGGTTTACGTCCAGCGAAGGGTGGTTCTTCTATACCAAGACGGTTCCGTTCTCGTGGATGATTCACGATGCGGAGCGGAATTTGTCGCTCCTGCAGGGAATTGTAAAAGAGAAATTTACGGCCGAAAAACTCAGCATGCGCTATGCGCCGTCCGCCGAAGAAAATGTGGCCCGCCTGATGAAAGATTTCAATTTGGAAGGGCAAACCTTAGTCGGCATTCACGCGGGCAGCGCCTGGCCCACCAAATGCTGGCCCATGGAGTATTTTGTGCAGCTCATCAGCCGCCTGCAAACGGAACTGGGCGTGAAGGCCGTGCTCGTGGGCGGCGGCGCCAAAGACGCCGACCTGGGCGAAAAAATCTGCCAGCTTTCCAAAGGGCACGCCGCCAATTTGTGCGGCAAAACGAGCCTGGCCGACTTAATGGCGCTGATGAAACACTTTAAACTGTTTATCACCAACGATTCCGGCCCCATGCACATCGCCACCGCATTTGACGTGCCCACCTTGGCCATTTTCGGCCCCACCACGCGGGAGTTGGGATTTTTCCCGTACGGGGAAGGGCACCGCGTGATGGAAGTGAAAGACCTGCCCTGCCGCCCGTGTGCCTTGCACGGGGGGAGAAAATGCCCCTTGGGTCATTTTAAATGTATGAAAGACATCCTGCCCGACCGCGTTTTCCAAAACGCCAAGGAGATGCTGGAAGAAAACCACTCCCTGCCCGCGCAGACGGAGAAAAAAGCCGAACCGGCAACCGCCAAATAG
- a CDS encoding Na/Pi cotransporter family protein, which translates to MSTLLNTLNLLGGLAIFLFGMKIMSDGLQKVSGEKMRQLLGIATTNRFAATACGALVTSIIQSSSATTVMVVGFASAGLLTLHQSLGVIFGANIGTTMTAWIVSLFGFKMQISLFALPVIAVGFFAQFIPRFIVVRRIGETMVGFGLLFLGLDIMKNAIPADFAQNPQVVAWISRFQPNNLFNLLILIFSGTILTVILQSSSAVMAMTLTCAAAGIIDFPTSCALVLGENIGTTVTANLAAIGASKNARRAALGHFLFNVIGVFWVACIFKHFVHFVDWLVPGSPYTKETEVLTAVLPYHISAFHTTFNVLNTMLMLPLINQLAKLTYLIIPKSKREDKKEHELIYLSTRFTQTPELALIAVRKEVERMMSFVTKMTDKLIHAVKVDDEKMFQRLIDDVKEAEKTTDVLEHKINLYLTSLSHGNLSRHAVAQAFSLFDVLNSIERMGDCGEKIARILEKFHTKQPFAQADVNDLEIIAKLTKEITKRTRRVLVDFQQPTRQWHDQAERTFAEAIHDEEQLNALRKRLLRDRRERINAGQEASPDSITAYADILNNFERIGDYAMRVNENILGMRAEERVYHNPMVEQQEPALPPQA; encoded by the coding sequence ATGTCAACCCTGCTAAACACGCTTAACCTCTTAGGCGGCTTGGCTATTTTTCTGTTCGGTATGAAGATCATGAGCGACGGCCTGCAAAAAGTGTCCGGCGAAAAAATGCGCCAGCTTTTGGGCATCGCCACCACGAACCGCTTTGCGGCCACCGCCTGCGGTGCGTTGGTAACCAGCATTATTCAATCGTCCAGCGCCACCACGGTAATGGTGGTGGGCTTTGCCAGCGCCGGCCTGCTGACGCTGCACCAGTCGCTAGGCGTTATTTTCGGGGCCAACATCGGCACCACCATGACGGCGTGGATCGTCAGCTTGTTCGGGTTTAAAATGCAAATTTCGCTTTTTGCGCTGCCGGTCATTGCGGTGGGTTTTTTCGCCCAGTTTATTCCGCGGTTTATCGTCGTGCGCCGCATCGGCGAAACCATGGTGGGCTTCGGGCTCTTGTTCTTGGGATTGGATATTATGAAAAACGCCATCCCCGCCGACTTTGCCCAAAACCCGCAAGTCGTGGCATGGATTTCCCGCTTTCAGCCCAATAATCTTTTTAACCTGTTGATCCTGATTTTCAGCGGTACGATTTTAACGGTTATTTTGCAGTCTTCGAGCGCGGTTATGGCCATGACGCTTACCTGCGCCGCCGCCGGGATTATTGATTTTCCTACTTCCTGCGCGCTGGTGCTGGGGGAAAACATCGGCACCACCGTTACCGCCAACCTGGCCGCCATCGGCGCCAGCAAAAACGCACGCCGCGCGGCGCTGGGCCATTTCCTGTTCAACGTCATTGGCGTGTTTTGGGTAGCGTGCATTTTCAAACACTTTGTACACTTTGTAGACTGGCTGGTGCCCGGCTCGCCTTATACCAAGGAGACCGAAGTGCTTACCGCCGTGCTGCCGTATCACATTTCCGCCTTCCACACCACGTTTAACGTGTTAAACACGATGCTGATGCTGCCGCTGATTAACCAGCTGGCCAAGCTGACGTATCTGATTATTCCCAAATCCAAACGGGAAGACAAAAAAGAACACGAACTGATTTACCTTTCCACCCGCTTTACGCAAACGCCGGAACTGGCGCTGATTGCGGTGCGCAAAGAAGTGGAACGGATGATGAGCTTTGTAACCAAAATGACCGATAAACTCATCCACGCCGTAAAAGTGGACGACGAAAAAATGTTCCAACGCCTGATTGACGACGTAAAAGAAGCCGAAAAAACGACCGACGTGCTGGAACACAAAATCAACCTCTATTTAACTTCGCTTTCGCACGGCAACCTTTCGCGCCATGCGGTGGCGCAGGCATTTTCGCTTTTTGACGTGCTTAACAGCATTGAGCGCATGGGCGACTGCGGCGAAAAAATCGCCCGCATTTTGGAAAAATTCCACACCAAACAGCCCTTTGCCCAGGCGGACGTAAACGACTTGGAAATTATCGCCAAACTGACGAAAGAAATTACCAAGCGCACCCGCCGCGTACTGGTGGATTTCCAACAGCCCACCCGCCAGTGGCACGATCAGGCCGAACGCACCTTTGCCGAAGCCATTCACGACGAGGAGCAACTAAACGCCCTGCGCAAGCGCCTGCTGCGCGACCGCCGCGAACGCATCAACGCCGGGCAGGAAGCCTCGCCCGATTCCATTACCGCTTACGCCGATATTTTAAACAACTTTGAAAGAATCGGCGATTATGCCATGCGCGTAAACGAAAACATCCTGGGCATGCGCGCCGAAGAACGGGTGTATCACAACCCGATGGTGGAACAACAGGAACCTGCCCTTCCGCCGCAGGCATAA
- a CDS encoding NAD(P)/FAD-dependent oxidoreductase — MNTPQDFKNTVFHTAIIGAGASGLMCAGSFAQSKILIDRNAKFGVKVGVSGGGNCNFSNRFVSAADYLSQNKHFCKNALAAFTPQDFVDLLHAEHLPFEERADGQLFSFGAVPIVQMLVRRAKAAGTQFLPNTQALDVRLENGLFTVVTSEGPVRAQHVVLACGGLSFPALGASNFGFKMAQKFGLPVVETRPALVGLTFPKPLQARFRQLAGSSLSAVVSCGKHAFEGQLLFTHEGVSGPAVLQASLYWTPGQSVQIDFLPHINALEYLHAQKNKVHSFAAALHGKLSAKTAKTLLAPWEGDLPNAPRPQLQAAAQALNHFTFVPAGTAGYTRAEVTAGGVDTRAINPTTLEARDVPGLYVIGELLDVTGRLGGFNLQWAWSSGFAAAKALEKLF; from the coding sequence ATGAACACCCCGCAAGACTTCAAAAACACGGTTTTTCATACCGCTATCATCGGGGCGGGCGCCTCGGGCCTGATGTGCGCGGGGTCGTTTGCCCAGTCCAAAATTTTAATTGACCGCAACGCCAAATTCGGCGTAAAAGTGGGCGTGAGCGGCGGGGGAAACTGCAACTTCTCCAACCGTTTTGTTTCCGCGGCCGATTACCTGAGCCAAAATAAACACTTCTGCAAAAATGCCTTGGCGGCTTTTACGCCGCAGGATTTTGTGGACTTGCTGCACGCGGAGCATCTTCCCTTTGAAGAACGCGCCGACGGACAGTTGTTTTCGTTTGGCGCCGTGCCGATTGTGCAAATGCTGGTGCGCCGTGCCAAAGCCGCCGGCACGCAGTTTTTGCCCAACACCCAAGCCTTGGACGTACGCTTGGAAAACGGCCTGTTTACCGTCGTTACCTCGGAAGGCCCTGTTCGGGCACAGCACGTGGTGCTGGCCTGCGGGGGGCTTTCGTTTCCGGCGCTGGGGGCGTCCAACTTTGGGTTTAAAATGGCGCAGAAATTTGGGCTCCCTGTCGTGGAAACACGCCCCGCGCTGGTAGGGCTTACGTTTCCTAAGCCGCTGCAAGCCCGGTTCCGTCAACTGGCGGGCAGCAGTCTGTCAGCGGTCGTTTCCTGCGGTAAGCACGCGTTTGAAGGGCAGCTGCTGTTTACGCACGAGGGCGTCAGCGGCCCGGCCGTGCTGCAAGCCTCGCTTTACTGGACACCCGGCCAAAGCGTGCAAATTGACTTTTTGCCGCACATTAATGCGCTGGAATACCTGCATGCGCAGAAGAACAAAGTTCATTCCTTTGCCGCGGCCCTGCACGGAAAATTATCCGCCAAAACGGCCAAAACGCTCTTAGCCCCGTGGGAGGGGGATTTGCCCAACGCACCCCGTCCGCAGCTGCAAGCCGCCGCCCAAGCGTTAAACCATTTTACCTTTGTGCCCGCCGGTACCGCCGGCTACACCCGCGCCGAAGTAACTGCCGGAGGGGTGGACACCCGGGCGATCAATCCCACTACGCTGGAAGCCCGCGACGTGCCGGGACTGTATGTGATAGGAGAGTTGTTGGACGTTACCGGCCGGCTGGGGGGATTTAATTTGCAATGGGCGTGGAGCAGCGGTTTTGCCGCCGCCAAGGCGCTTGAAAAACTTTTTTAA